A section of the Oncorhynchus nerka isolate Pitt River linkage group LG3, Oner_Uvic_2.0, whole genome shotgun sequence genome encodes:
- the LOC115140778 gene encoding retinol-binding protein 1-like isoform X2, with protein sequence MTLDTDRDINFALRKIVCMLKPTKQIVHDPATGSMKIRTLTTFKDFDMDFKLGQVFTEDLGPVDGRVCQTTVDWEGDKLVCVQRGEKEGRGWTHWLEGDKLHLEMRVGDVVARQLFKKAD encoded by the exons ATGACCCTGGACACagacaggg aTATTAATTTTGCCCTGCGGAAGATAGTGTGTATGTTGAAGCCCACTAAACAGATAGTCCACGACCCGGCCACGGGCAGTATGAAGATCCGCACACTCACCACCTTTAAGGACTTTGATATGGATTTCAAACTGGGTCAGGTCTTCACCGAGGACCTGGGACCTGTGGATGGACGAgtctgtcag ACCACAGTGGACTGGGAGGGTGATAAGCTGGTGTGTgttcagagaggagagaaggagggaagaggatgGACACACTGGCTGGAGGGAGACAAGCTACACTTG GAGATGAGAGTTGGAGATGTGGTTGCAAGGCAACTCTTCAAGAAGGCAGACTGA
- the LOC115140778 gene encoding retinol-binding protein 1-like isoform X1, which yields MSKPNYTGTFHMVSQDNFENYLAALDINFALRKIVCMLKPTKQIVHDPATGSMKIRTLTTFKDFDMDFKLGQVFTEDLGPVDGRVCQTTVDWEGDKLVCVQRGEKEGRGWTHWLEGDKLHLEMRVGDVVARQLFKKAD from the exons ATGTCTAAACCAAATTACACAGGAACCTTTCACATGGTGTCTCAAGATAACTTCGAGAACTACCTAGCAGCTTTGG aTATTAATTTTGCCCTGCGGAAGATAGTGTGTATGTTGAAGCCCACTAAACAGATAGTCCACGACCCGGCCACGGGCAGTATGAAGATCCGCACACTCACCACCTTTAAGGACTTTGATATGGATTTCAAACTGGGTCAGGTCTTCACCGAGGACCTGGGACCTGTGGATGGACGAgtctgtcag ACCACAGTGGACTGGGAGGGTGATAAGCTGGTGTGTgttcagagaggagagaaggagggaagaggatgGACACACTGGCTGGAGGGAGACAAGCTACACTTG GAGATGAGAGTTGGAGATGTGGTTGCAAGGCAACTCTTCAAGAAGGCAGACTGA
- the LOC115140777 gene encoding tumor necrosis factor receptor superfamily member 5-like isoform X3, whose protein sequence is MAVLECKTEEYLHDASGVEMCCERCRKGSNQKVLRECEASSDRQCVCKTGFYCTDDGCEHCLPVTLCPLGSGVVNQANPQNDTVCAPCQPGTYNSVNDAITHCQSHTRCGDLGKEVKSAGTETTDAVCGAFISRCHWILPTSLWAGLVVTSLIIILICIYWRAKRQSYMPANSSGPGIPVEPAPPSFAPAELKFPTECNSHWSLDQKATEPLFINTAVIQLNGYTSDCEVEADGATITMTTSERFSQSDHSNGMRGNDIRPSRYLSEPQEDEWPGT, encoded by the exons gCAGTAACCAGAAGGTATTGAGGGAGTGTGAAGCCAGTAGTGACAGGCAATGTGTGTGTAAGACTGGTTTCTACTGTACAGACGATGGATGTGAACACTGCCTACCCGTGACCCTGTGCCCTCTGGGTTCAGGTGTCGTGAATCAAG CCAACCCCCAGAATGACACAGTCTGTGCCCCATGCCAACCTGGGACCTATAACAGCGTCAACGATGCCATCACACATTGCCAATCACACACCAG GTGTGGGGACCTAGGGAAGGAGGTGAAAAGTGCTGGGACTGAGACTACCGATGCTGTGTGTGGTGCCTTCATATCTC GGTGTCACTGGATACTACCTACCAGTCTGTGGGCGGGACTAGTGGTGACCTCACTCATCATTATCTTGATCTGCATCTATTGGAGGGCCAAGCGTCAATCATACATGCCAG CCAACTCCAGTGGTCCTGGAATTCCTGTAGAGCCTGCACCTCCTTCCTTCGCTCCAGCTGAGCTCAAGTTCCCCACCGAGTGCAACAGCCATTGGAGCCTGGACCAGAAAGCCACTGAGCCACTCTTCATCAACACAG CTGTTATTCAGCTAAACGGCTATACGTCAGACTGTGAAGTTGAGGCCGATGGCGCCACCATAACAATGACAACATCAGAGCGATTCAGCCAATCGGATCACAGTAATGGAATGAGAGGAAATGACATCAGACCCTCCCGCTACCTATCAGAGCCACAGGAAGATGAGTGGCCAGGGACTTAA